Proteins from a single region of Desulfatiglans sp.:
- a CDS encoding 16S rRNA (uracil(1498)-N(3))-methyltransferase, with translation MNLIILDKEDIHDGKAEVTGKKLEHILTYLKPSAGDTLKTGLLNGLMGEGIVMDLNMDRLILKVELDDTPPAPLPLILILAMPRPKVLNRVVQHAATMGIKEIYIIKTWRVEKSYLESPILDEDNLRIQMILGLEQGKDTILPKIKIRKLFKPFIEDELPMIIKDTLALVLHPLADAPCPHQVNSPVTIAIGPEGGFIPYEIDALQRTGFKAVSLGERILRVETALPFIIGRLF, from the coding sequence ATGAACCTGATAATTCTTGATAAAGAAGATATCCATGATGGAAAGGCCGAAGTAACCGGTAAAAAGCTTGAGCATATCCTTACATACCTGAAACCTTCTGCTGGTGACACCCTCAAAACAGGGCTCCTGAACGGGCTGATGGGAGAGGGGATAGTTATGGATCTTAATATGGATAGACTAATATTAAAGGTCGAATTGGATGACACCCCCCCTGCCCCTCTTCCACTGATACTTATCCTTGCAATGCCACGACCAAAGGTATTAAACAGGGTAGTTCAGCATGCTGCAACAATGGGGATCAAGGAGATATATATTATAAAAACATGGAGGGTTGAAAAGAGCTATCTGGAAAGCCCCATACTTGATGAGGATAATCTTCGTATCCAGATGATCCTGGGGCTTGAACAGGGCAAAGATACTATATTGCCCAAAATAAAAATCAGAAAACTCTTTAAACCCTTTATTGAAGATGAGCTGCCGATGATTATTAAAGACACCCTTGCCCTGGTGCTCCATCCGCTTGCAGATGCACCATGCCCGCATCAGGTTAATTCGCCTGTTACTATTGCCATTGGCCCTGAGGGAGGTTTTATCCCCTATGAAATTGATGCACTGCAGCGCACAGGGTTTAAAGCAGTATCCCTTGGAGAAAGAATCCTGCGTGTGGAAACCGCCCTTCCCTTCATTATTGGCAGATTATTTTAG
- a CDS encoding SpoIIE family protein phosphatase, with the protein MDTEPRGSIDIKHKQLMKYGQRVFGDTFQYHHIREEDRLIVILSDGLGSGIKANVLSTLTATMAMNFTSGLRDVNRCAQIIMKTLPVCSVRKISYATFTIVEIDREHNVRVINYDNPLPILVRQNNCVNLPVEYSEGTHKNRKYRLEFMHFRLEQDDRIILLSDGITQAGMGSKRYPLGWGNQGVILFTEKLIATEGLPAARELAETIISRANEIDRYQMHDDGTCGVIHLRTSQELLMVSGPPLDTSRDAELAATLSNFNGRKIICGGTTAKIIARELGRELTFVNERFTSSQPPLSTIPGIDLVTEGIITLHHVQVMLARGISPDQDENSPASRVVEMMLDSDIIHFMVGTRINEAWQDPSLPDDIGLRRTIIAAIRRLLETNYEKETKLHFW; encoded by the coding sequence ATGGATACTGAACCTAGAGGCTCTATAGATATCAAACATAAACAATTGATGAAATACGGGCAGAGGGTATTTGGCGATACATTCCAGTATCATCATATCAGGGAAGAAGACAGGCTGATTGTTATACTCTCAGACGGTCTTGGGAGCGGAATAAAGGCGAATGTGTTATCAACACTTACCGCTACAATGGCAATGAATTTTACATCCGGTTTACGCGATGTAAATCGGTGTGCACAGATTATCATGAAGACACTCCCTGTATGCAGTGTCAGGAAGATAAGTTACGCTACCTTTACCATTGTTGAAATAGACAGGGAACATAATGTGCGGGTTATTAATTATGATAATCCTTTACCGATCCTAGTGAGACAGAATAATTGTGTGAATTTACCTGTTGAATATAGTGAAGGTACACATAAAAATAGAAAATACCGGCTTGAATTCATGCATTTCAGGCTTGAACAGGATGACCGTATAATACTGCTTTCGGACGGTATCACACAGGCAGGTATGGGTTCAAAAAGGTATCCGCTGGGCTGGGGTAATCAGGGGGTTATCCTTTTTACTGAAAAACTGATCGCAACTGAAGGCCTACCCGCCGCGAGGGAGCTTGCAGAAACAATCATCAGCAGGGCCAATGAAATTGATCGCTACCAGATGCACGACGATGGGACATGCGGGGTTATACACTTAAGAACATCTCAGGAGCTGCTAATGGTTAGCGGACCACCGCTTGATACCTCAAGGGATGCAGAGCTTGCCGCGACTTTATCAAACTTTAACGGCAGGAAGATCATATGCGGCGGCACAACAGCCAAGATTATTGCAAGGGAGCTCGGAAGGGAACTGACCTTTGTAAATGAACGGTTTACATCATCACAGCCGCCGCTTTCTACTATTCCGGGAATAGATCTTGTTACTGAAGGCATCATTACCCTGCACCACGTTCAGGTCATGCTTGCAAGGGGGATATCTCCAGATCAGGATGAAAACAGCCCTGCTTCCAGGGTAGTAGAGATGATGCTCGACAGCGATATAATACACTTTATGGTGGGTACACGTATCAATGAGGCATGGCAGGACCCATCTTTACCGGATGATATTGGCTTGCGTCGAACTATTATCGCTGCAATAAGGAGACTGCTTGAGACCAATTATGAAAAAGAGACAAAACTCCATTTCTGGTAG